A stretch of Mucilaginibacter terrae DNA encodes these proteins:
- a CDS encoding DUF2945 domain-containing protein: MKKGDTVHWAWGKSEAEGKIEAKHSDTVKKKTKGTTVKRKATKEEPAYEIKQENGTKVLKSESELKKGRKK, translated from the coding sequence ATGAAAAAGGGAGATACTGTACACTGGGCTTGGGGCAAATCAGAAGCCGAGGGCAAGATAGAAGCTAAACACAGCGATACCGTTAAAAAGAAAACCAAGGGCACCACCGTAAAGCGCAAAGCCACCAAAGAAGAACCTGCATATGAAATAAAGCAGGAGAACGGCACCAAAGTTTTGAAGTCGGAAAGTGAATTGAAAAAAGGAAGGAAAAAATAG